Part of the Xenopus tropicalis strain Nigerian chromosome 3, UCB_Xtro_10.0, whole genome shotgun sequence genome, GTCTAGACATAGTAAGTAATGGGCCTTTGGTTAGTGGACTGCAAGCAACAACTCCTGTACCAGCTCCTGTAGCAAGTGACTTCATTCCCCTGTTCCCCAACGGCCAGAAACAACTGGGCTCAGTGTGCTAAAATTGGTGGTTACAGCACCACTTAAAGTTAGTGTTAGAATAAATAAAGTTCAGTTTGTGGAAGGGGTGGAAGTTTGTTTTCCTATGAAATGTAATTTGAGCTTCAGCTGATGAAAATGAAGAATTTTCTGCTATACAATAAGAACTATACAATCCAtcaaaaattctgtactgtttctgaattaagctaacctttaaaggagacatatcctataaaaattaagaatgtaccagtgaattatactcctcttgatatagaaggattgtgcttaaaaaagttgtatttcagactgaaattccaccaaaaccccactagccccatcCATCCATTCCacttgctggctgaattctctggatgtgcaggggggccggcggcactcagtaccctgcactgtaggataggaaccaatcagcagttaggctgacctgatagggaactgaagcctgtctttgcttgtgtgagtgcagggctgtaattggctctccccctccttctATGCTTCTGGAAAAGGTTTTGCGCATCAGGGCTATGGCTTAGCCTTTGTAGGACATTTACCTTTTGGTTCTTGTGCCGCTGCCGCTCTAGTGTTACTTTGGCTTTCCTTTTGGGATCATTTTTTTACCGAAATATTAATTTTCTCTCAGTTTTTTTACCTGTATTTTGTACCATCcattcttcattttattttaactacAACCCAACAGCATGATGCCACCATCTTACTTCACTGTAGGTACAGTGTTGTTTGAGCTGTGGGGAAAGTTACATTAGTACCACACACATATTGCTTTTGTAGGCACACATATTGCTTTTGTAGGcatgaatcgcttacctcgtaccccgggctggtgccgggGTACCtagggcgatgcgcttcctccttccaccttcgtttagctgcgactcCGCATGAcctctctgttaaagttcagcttttaacTCTATTGCACATGCGCGCAaggcgaagaaggaaggaggaagcgctgcaggtaccccgggctggtgctgttctctccatacaggggcaccagcccggggtaaaaggtaagcgattcaagtcacttggtggtgcctaacattttggcacccccaagtgacttagcttttccttctcctttaaaagtagctAGATGAGCAGCCTGAGGTTCCAAGCAAAAGAACTGAAGGGTTAGTGTCCTGGGTGTCACCTGGCAGAGTAGGGACTTATGTGTACATGTTTAGGTAAAGAGATGTTCCATTATGAGAGCCTTTGACACTTTCAAGCGGGTACTTTCCACAATTTGTAAGTATTTCCTTGCCTGGGCCAAATATCATCAGGAGAAGTAACACTGtgagtaattatatttttttattattttgaaataacCTCCTAATGACTGTTCAAAGTTCCTTCTATTATTTAAGAACCCCCTGCCCCCAGTTATTGAGAGACCTGTACCTGTGTGTGATatcagtgtggttaacccttcctctaCCTACACTGTGAGAACCCATCTGACTGAGTCTTGTGTAACACAAACCTTTGACCAGTAGAAGCTACATCTTATTGGTCAGCAGTGTGGCTGTGCAGTAGAACTGGGGGCCAGGAGCTGTGGTGGCCCAGTTGGGCCTAAGGCTGGTTTGATTTTTATGTGTTTAATAAATAGTCTTTCTCCAAGGTCTTGTTCTGCTTCTGAAAGGAAGTTTTTGGATATTGCAGTAGATAGGGGTGGGGATGGGAGCTGCCAGTTGCAGTGTAGCGACCCTTCATCTGCCCTTCCCTGTTTGCGGCAAAAAATACTTTGGGTTTGAGATCCAATATAGCAGCTGTTTTCAGCTTATACCTGGACATGTTTTCATTAATTCCACTGGAAATTATTCCTTGACCTGAAATGGAAACTTGAGTTACATGCAAAGGGAACATCACTTGCCATGTTGTATCTGTGATTAAGAACTCTTTTTTACTCAAAGGCACAGCTAAAACAATCTTTTTATTTTGAGTATAGCTTATAACCACATGGCTGCCATCCAACATACAGATCATTATGTCTCTCCAAGTGTGTGATATAACATAGCCGGCAAAATATAACAGAACAGGACAATAAGAGACATCTCTGAAGCATTGGAATAATAAGGATATTGACATCTTATCCAAAATGTTTTCATCACCATTAAAATACTAtagatattattatttttcttccttttctttacttttttatttttgcatacgGCTTATTGATAATAAATAGGATATATTCAGACCGAAAGGCAACCTTTCATAATGATAAATCAGTACAATCACCAACTGTCATAGAGTAATTATACCAAATGGAAGATGTTGAACCTGTATCATAAAGAGCCACTCAAAGTGAGGGAAACCTGAAACTCTGAGACCAGCCGAGTCACTCCATATCTCTTTCTGGCATAGCCTCACTCCTGCTTATTCTATAGCAGTTGCAGATGCAGATAGCAAAAGCAGCCCAACACAACtagtaaaatattttagaaatgatACTTTTCAGTTTCACCAAGAGGGGCTTACAGGACACTGCTCTCATCCCTTATGCCAGGGCtcagtctggtgttttcagtaaCAGAGAAAGGAGGTGTCTCCAAGCTGATAGTCCTTCGCCGGTGCTGGGGGGCACAAATCCCACTCCCAGGAGGGCTGTTGATTGCAGAGTTGGGACCCTGTGGTGGATAGGCAGATACAGGCCAGAACCCAGCCCAGCGTCGGAAGAGAAATTGGCAGCACCTTCCGGAGTAGCCATAAAGACATACATGTGATTAGTATCATTAACAAGATGTATTACTCTGCTTTTTACACaagaagggtgtatacatcaaaattataaatataatacagtggCAACAGggccatatctatctatcatctatctatctatcatctctctatctgtacacacacatctattttaTGCTGATACAGTCTGACATCAGATTTAATTAAAGATCATTCATTTGCTTTACAAAGCATTATAGGTTTCATTGAAATTCCATTAAATGTATTCAGAACAGCTGTTTACGTCCTACCCTGGCTCAAGATACTTACTCACATCTCGCCCCTCCTGTACCACAATAAACATAGCATTTCCTCTGTAGAAGAATTCCATTTTGCTGTATTCATTACTGATCCATAAACACTGCTTGCTCAGAGCTATTTCACAGCTTATGTTGCATCTTTTTCCCCTCATCTTActgaatgtacatttttaaaccaGTTCCTGATTAgatttattatttgcagtagaCGGAAGAACATTCTGTGTAGATATCACCTTAGAGGCATAATGCTGAGAGTGAACATGGTTTAACTGCCTGGAAAGGCAGAAATAGTTACCAGCGTGCCCATGCCTTATGTGCAGTAATAACACCTCCGTGCATGTCAGCGTTTCATCATGGGAGATATACCTGACAAAGCTATTAGTAATTTCACGAGTGCCTGAAAATACTGGCACatcaaaggggaactaaaggctGTTAAAGAATATGCAGGAACGTGCACCCTTGAGGAATTTTGCAAACTAAAAATGAGCCATTTTTGAGAATAAATTACTTTAAAAGCCTCTTTTCCTTTGTCACTTCCTTCAGAATTCAAAGCTACAAGTATGGTGATTTAGGGGTTATCTCCAGCCATAGGGAGCCTTCCCTCCCAGTATCACCAGTTCACTCGGCTCTGAGAGTGAGTGCAGTGTCCTCAAGACTAGTGTTTTGACAGGTCTTTGTGTCCTTGTCAGTGATCTGACAGTATCAAGAACCAAGGTGACATCAGTGGTCAGATGTTCTCAGGCAGGAttaatttatattacttattttcctTCATGTCCCAGTCAACAATACCATAATACCTATCTGGATGAGCTTGTATGCCTGTCTCAGAAGAGGCTTAAGTGTACAGCTTCCCAGTCTCTTTCACTGAGGCAATACTCTCATGCTACAAGGAGATGAATTCAGATGTCTTGCCGGGATGGCATTAAGGATCTTAATGTGGGCAAAGCATCATTTCTAGGGCTGGGTTCTCTCATGGACTTCTCATAGGTTTGTGATTTCGTATCAAGTAATTTTGGACAGCCTCATGAATCAGGATCCCAGTTTACAGTACTTCTAAAAGAATAGTAATATGATGCTAATATTTGTGTACAGTCTGTGACAGCTTGGACAAGATTTACCAGACAGATTTGGATTTTTGTAAGGATTCCAGTTCAGTGCAAGCCACGAGGAACAAGCTCTATGGCAAACTAAGTCATGATGGCAATGGCATACGGCCCAGCTGTAGCTTCAAAAATGTAACTCTGATTTGTAGCGCTCAAATTCATCTTAAGCTCagccataaatatatttttgaatttAGTTACTTGAGAGGTCTTAATCTTATGAGTCAAAAGCCTTTCTAAGTTTAAGGTTAGGGTGGTTACCTGAACATCCTTTAACCACAGGGCTAACTTTGTTTGTCACAACCTCCTAACCCCCTCAGATACTGGAACTATTGGCTGAGTTTCTAACACCTGCAAAACAACCTATTTGGAAGATCATGGCAAAGATGTACCCTGCTGCTGGTGATGGAGGAAGTACATTTGGAGCAATTAGCTGCCTCTATGACAGTCTAGGCTTTCCGATGCATGCTCTGGATCTTCAAACCATTTATCTCTACCTCAATAGGGTATGTTGACTGACAGGCTGCCTTGCAAACATAGGGAAACTGCAGCGTGTGAAGTTGAACCTCATTGCCGTATCTGTAGTCAAATGGAGAAAATGGCCCACCATATGGCCTatagaaagtatttttttttttctttaaccgaCAGATGGTTTGGAAATTATATTCTGTTTAGATTTTTTTAGGGTCTTATGCACAGGTTTTAGCTTTCTTTGATGGGGGCAGCTTTGGTTCTTAAGCCCCCATGTTCCTGTGACTCTAAATTAGAATATAAAACAGAAGAAAGGTTTAGGGTCTCTCCACCTGTTTAAAATCTtgtgaaaaaatttttttttaccaattttacCCTTGGTTATTCTCAGTGGTTGCACAGGTTGAAAATGAGTGGAAATGCACATTAGGTCCTCATCCATTGCTAGGGAAAGGACtgatctgccatttcagcttctAACCTATATATGTCACCTTCTTTTGGTCGGTGCATACCCCAATGCTCCTGTGCACTATAATGTCCTGTATATCTGAGCTAATGCAGAAAGCAGCAGAAGGCATTTAAGTCAATCCAACTTTAAGGTGGCCCTGCATAGCCCAACATTAGCTGCCTATTTGGCTATTCCTGAATGAGATGGCAGCTTATTGCCCAGTGTATTAGGATAGAAGTCCTGCATAACATCTTTATCCTTATCTCTGTCCATAAGAATGACTGGAAATGCAGCTTATGGCACACTTGCTTATCAATTAGGATCTTAGTCAGGGGTATTGGCTTCATTGTCATGTACATCACATGCTTTCTTGACAATAATATGATAGGATATGTCACAGTTCTGGGTATATTTTTAATGCCAGTTCCTTTCCCATGGGTGCAATTAAACACAATAACATCATTTAACAATCAGCCTGCTGAAACCTTCCTAGATTTACTGTATTTACAAATTAATACCTTTGTGAAATGGGATTTTCAGCAGGATAAAATATATCTGCTGTGAGTTTTTCATGTAAAATAGATTTATGTTCCTATTTATATTAAAGCATGTATTTTGATATACCCAGAACAGCAATTTTTAGTTTTGTTCAGTATGGCACAGGGGGCCCTTACATGAGGGCCTATATGACCCTTCTATACAAGAATTGTTTCAGATGGAAGCCCTGGTTGGGTCATTACATGAAATATGTACTCACCGTGCATGCGGCAGCCGCTCCCGGAAGCCCTCGGTACAGCAGATCACAAGCAGGGGGCTGACACAGCTGTGTGCATATCCCAGGCATATTGCTGCCTGGTTGAGGTAGAAGGCAGAGTTTGAGGGTGGCCCGGTGGAGATCAGATTGAGCAGCTGCACAACATGGAATGGGGCCCAGCACAAAAGAAAGGCGGCCACAATGGCCAGTGCCATACGGGTTACCCGACGGCTGCGCTGAGATGGAGCCCGCTGGACTCTCCTCATAACTCGGGAAAGGTGGTGCAGAGTGAGTGAGTAGAGCACCACTATAACTGACAATGGAAGGAGAAATGTCAGTAGACTGTGCACCAGTGTGTACCAGTACAAGGATGGTGGAGCTCCAGGAAGGTCCAACACACACAGAGCCACCCCCTCACCCCATCGCACCCCAGAGTATAGGAGCGCTGGTGTACTGAGCAGGAGGGAGCACAcccacacacagcctgttaccaGCCACGTGCAGCGCACACTCCGACGCTGACCCATAGTAGCCGAATGCACAACCGCAACATATCTGTTGGTAGACAAAGGAAAGGATTGAAAGGAGACACATGCCACATAACTATGTACACTGGAGATGCACAATCTGTGTCCTACTAGCTGTTATTAAATTGAAAGTCAGATAGAAACAGAGCATGCTTGTGCCATTATTAAGTACCCTAAATGGCCATCAGGCTGAAACCTCCTGACACTGCCCTGAGCCCCATTAGGGAAGCTGGAATTaaagtttgagaaccactgttctagatcTTGTTGAATCCCAAATACATTGTAACATAGTATGTTAGGTTATATAACATAATATGTCAAGTTCAACCATGTCTATGAAACCTGCCCAActgttgacccagaggaaggcaaaaaaaaatctgaagcctctccaatttgccacagaggggaaaaaaattcttcctgCTCTAAgctggcaattggaccagtccctgggtcaacttatactaagagctgtcgcccataaccctgtattccctcacttgctaagaatccatccaactccttcttaaagctatcaTATGTATTTGTTagtacgactgatttggggagggaattcctcaacttcacagctctcactgtaaaataaacatttccgatatttagacagaacctcctttcttctaattggaatgggtgcccttgtgtctgctggaaggacctactggtaaatgaagcataaagctggccatacacgtggcgatctgacgatgtttcgtgcgacaccattcagggctgaatcggcaggtaaggaggtagaaacaataggatttctacctccttctgccgattcagctctgaagggagattttgatcaggcgccttctatagcgcccgatcaaaattttccaactggtccgatcggcgagtcagccgatatcagcagcttcctgtgatatcggtcgactcgccgacataccatacacgcaccgaatatcgtacgaaacgaggtttcgtacgatattatcggtgcgtgtatggccacctttagagagattgttatatgatccccttatataaaTTAATCTCATCCCCCTGACAGCCAACAGAGTTGCAGTGGTGCATCAGGGATGCAGGTTGCCTACCCTCAGTCTTACTTCTAACAATAGTTACTTCTAACTACTGATTCTCTCTTTCATCTGCAGGGGAAGGAGATTCCATTAAATAAGGGGGATGTATATGGGGCCTTAATTCTGAAAGGGTTGTGAACAGCTCCTCTATTGCCTGGTTTTTGGCAGTAGTGATTCCCTCGCCCACCGATTGTGGTACTGAGGTTTTACGCTAATGATGGACTTGTGTTCATTTGACCTAAGTCCCAGCAGAATGTGCCCAGTAATTATACCTTTTCTTGCCAGTTGGGAGGCACACTTGTACATGGTTGG contains:
- the LOC101734133 gene encoding melanin-concentrating hormone receptor 1-like isoform X1; protein product: MTPSLPWMPTTLPPSSATLSLRGPGWGVVYGVICGCGVLCNGLVLAVLLSCRHTLVSDLYVVNLALADLLSLLGMPLLIHQLLHDRGWVFGDLLCRAVTALDLNNQITGVGIITALCVDRYVAVVHSATMGQRRSVRCTWLVTGCVWVCSLLLSTPALLYSGVRWGEGVALCVLDLPGAPPSLYWYTLVHSLLTFLLPLSVIVVLYSLTLHHLSRVMRRVQRAPSQRSRRVTRMALAIVAAFLLCWAPFHVVQLLNLISTGPPSNSAFYLNQAAICLGYAHSCVSPLLVICCTEGFRERLPHARCCQFLFRRWAGFWPVSAYPPQGPNSAINSPPGSGICAPQHRRRTISLETPPFSVTENTRLSPGIRDESSVL